A single window of Brevundimonas naejangsanensis DNA harbors:
- a CDS encoding M20/M25/M40 family metallo-hydrolase, protein MRPVLASLSVIAAALTLAACETTTAPVVETPAVAASPSVDYAQLMEDLRILSADDMQGRDTGSEGGAKARAYIVGRLEALGVQPSPMGRLQPWEMQGRTREGTKTFSGTNIIGVIPGTRVGDKYIVVTAHYDHVGVNDGQIFNGADDNASGVATMLELAKRLKANPPEHSVLIVALDGEERGLLGAKHFVEAPPVPLHAIAMNLNFDMTARADSDGKLWVTGTYQHPYFRPVLDQVAARPNVALAFGKDTPQDEGADNWVEASDHAAFHRAGLPFLYFGVNYHPDYHRPSDHFEKINPAVFQDSTELAIAGFRALDRWLDQ, encoded by the coding sequence ATGCGTCCTGTCCTCGCCAGCCTGTCCGTGATCGCCGCCGCCCTGACGCTGGCCGCCTGTGAGACGACGACCGCGCCTGTGGTCGAGACGCCTGCGGTCGCGGCGTCGCCCTCGGTCGATTACGCCCAGTTGATGGAGGACCTGCGCATCCTGTCGGCCGACGACATGCAGGGGCGCGACACCGGTTCGGAGGGCGGGGCCAAGGCGCGCGCTTACATCGTCGGGCGGTTGGAGGCGCTGGGCGTGCAGCCCTCGCCGATGGGGCGGCTGCAGCCGTGGGAGATGCAGGGGCGGACGCGCGAAGGGACCAAGACCTTCAGCGGGACCAACATCATCGGCGTGATCCCCGGCACGCGGGTGGGCGACAAATACATCGTCGTGACCGCCCACTATGACCATGTGGGCGTCAACGACGGCCAGATATTCAACGGGGCGGACGACAACGCCTCGGGCGTGGCGACCATGCTGGAGCTGGCCAAACGGCTGAAGGCCAACCCGCCCGAACACAGCGTGCTGATCGTGGCTCTGGACGGCGAGGAGCGAGGCCTGCTGGGCGCCAAGCATTTCGTCGAGGCGCCGCCGGTGCCGCTGCACGCCATCGCGATGAACCTGAACTTCGACATGACGGCGCGGGCCGACAGCGACGGCAAGCTGTGGGTGACGGGGACGTATCAGCATCCCTATTTCCGCCCGGTGCTGGATCAGGTGGCGGCGCGTCCGAACGTGGCGTTGGCCTTCGGCAAGGACACGCCCCAAGATGAGGGCGCCGACAACTGGGTCGAGGCGTCGGACCACGCCGCCTTCCACCGCGCGGGGCTGCCGTTCCTCTATTTCGGGGTGAACTATCACCCGGACTATCACCGCCCCAGCGACCACTTCGAGAAGATCAACCCGGCGGTGTTCCAGGACTCGACCGAGCTGGCCATCGCCGGCTTCCGGGCGCTGGACCGGTGGCTGGATCAGTGA